A stretch of the Rhizobium leguminosarum genome encodes the following:
- a CDS encoding ABC transporter substrate-binding protein, translating to MTVPSISRRTLMKGAALLLASTSLTRHALAQAAPAGGRLIVAADSEPKNLNPAIVASNGVFFVASKVIEPLAEASFDGKDGLSPRLATSWEGSADGLSVTFKLRDGVTWHDGKPFTSVDVAFSALNIWKPLQNLGRLVFANLEAVDTPDDYTAVLRFSKPTPFQLIRNALPVVTSVVAKHIFDGSDIATNPANNALVGTGPFKFAEYKPGEYYRLTRNDDYWDQDQPKLDEIVFRVLPDRASAGAALEADEIQLAAFSAVPLADLDRISKVDGIKVISKGYEALTYQLVVEINHRRKELADLRVRQAIAQAIDKKFVVDTIFLGYAAASTGPVPKNAPEFYTSDVATYAFDPAAAADILDKAGYAKGADGNRFKLKLRPAPYFNETRQFGDYLRQALAAIGIDAEIVNADAAAHQKAVYTDHDFDLAVGPPVFRGDPAISTTILVQSGTPDGVPFSNQGGYVNPEIDKIIHQASETIDTAARTDLYRKFQQLVVADLPLINVAEWGFITVARDTVLNVSDNPRWAVSNWGDTALQS from the coding sequence ATGACCGTACCATCTATCTCGCGGCGCACGCTGATGAAGGGCGCCGCCCTGCTCCTCGCTTCTACGTCTCTCACCCGCCACGCGCTGGCGCAGGCGGCGCCCGCCGGTGGCCGGCTGATCGTTGCCGCGGACTCCGAGCCGAAGAACCTCAATCCTGCCATTGTCGCCTCGAACGGCGTCTTTTTCGTCGCCAGCAAGGTGATCGAGCCGCTGGCCGAAGCCTCGTTCGATGGCAAGGACGGGCTATCGCCACGCCTCGCCACCTCCTGGGAAGGCTCGGCCGACGGCCTCTCCGTCACCTTCAAGCTGCGCGACGGCGTCACCTGGCATGACGGCAAACCGTTCACCTCGGTCGATGTCGCCTTTTCCGCGCTCAATATCTGGAAGCCACTGCAGAATCTCGGCCGCCTGGTCTTCGCCAATCTCGAAGCTGTCGATACCCCTGATGATTACACCGCCGTCTTGCGCTTCTCCAAGCCGACGCCGTTCCAGTTGATCCGCAATGCCCTGCCCGTCGTCACCAGCGTCGTCGCCAAACACATCTTCGACGGCAGCGATATTGCCACCAATCCGGCCAACAACGCGCTCGTCGGCACCGGTCCGTTCAAGTTCGCCGAATACAAGCCCGGCGAATATTACCGGCTGACGCGCAATGACGATTACTGGGACCAGGACCAGCCGAAACTCGACGAGATCGTCTTTCGCGTGCTGCCGGATCGCGCATCGGCGGGGGCGGCGCTCGAAGCTGACGAAATCCAACTTGCCGCCTTTTCGGCAGTGCCGCTTGCCGATCTCGACCGCATTTCCAAGGTCGACGGCATCAAGGTGATTTCGAAGGGCTATGAGGCCCTGACCTACCAGCTCGTCGTCGAGATCAATCACCGCCGCAAGGAGCTCGCCGACCTCCGGGTCCGCCAGGCGATCGCCCAGGCGATAGACAAGAAATTCGTGGTCGACACGATCTTCCTCGGTTATGCCGCCGCCTCCACGGGCCCGGTGCCGAAGAATGCGCCGGAGTTCTACACATCAGATGTCGCGACCTATGCATTCGACCCCGCCGCCGCCGCCGATATTCTCGACAAGGCGGGTTACGCCAAAGGCGCGGACGGTAACCGCTTTAAGCTGAAGCTTCGTCCCGCGCCCTATTTCAACGAGACCCGCCAGTTCGGCGATTATCTTCGCCAGGCGCTCGCCGCGATCGGTATCGATGCCGAGATCGTCAATGCCGATGCGGCCGCCCACCAGAAGGCTGTTTATACCGACCACGACTTCGATCTCGCCGTCGGGCCGCCGGTATTCCGCGGCGATCCGGCGATCTCCACCACCATTCTCGTTCAATCAGGCACACCTGATGGTGTCCCCTTCTCCAACCAGGGCGGCTATGTCAATCCGGAGATCGACAAGATAATCCATCAGGCTTCCGAAACCATCGACACGGCGGCGCGCACCGATCTCTACCGCAAGTTCCAGCAGCTCGTCGTCGCCGATCTGCCGCTGATCAACGTCGCGGAATGGGGCTTCATCACCGTTGCGCGCGACACCGTGCTCAACGTCTCGGACAATCCGCGCTGGGCCGTTTCGAACTGGGGCGATACCGCGCTGCAATCATGA
- a CDS encoding ABC transporter permease — protein sequence MKRAIILLRRRAISSIPVLLIVVIFTFSMLESASGDAVDAYLGSIGGGDAALRQSLRESYGLDRSMLARLWLYLSSLARLDLGWSVAFGRPVGALIAERLPNTLLLMGSATALSFGLGSALGILAGARPGALRDRLLSIGSLIVYAIPSFWLGLVLSIAFSVKLRWFPIAGIETIASGKTGFSRALDIADHLVLPVGALSLIYLALFLRVTRAGMAEAWKLDFVLFARAKGLSRSRIVLRHVARNALLPLVTMLGLQSAAMLGGSVVIESVFAIPGFGRLAQEAVNGRDAPLLMGIIVTSAVLVISVNFLVDLVYAALDPRIGASEGGA from the coding sequence GTGAAACGTGCAATCATCCTCCTGAGGCGCAGGGCGATCAGCAGCATTCCGGTGCTGCTGATCGTGGTGATCTTCACCTTTTCTATGCTCGAATCCGCGTCGGGCGATGCCGTCGATGCCTATCTCGGCTCGATCGGCGGCGGCGATGCGGCACTCAGGCAGTCGCTGCGCGAAAGCTATGGCCTCGACCGGTCCATGCTCGCGCGCCTGTGGCTCTATCTCTCCTCGCTGGCCCGGCTCGATCTCGGCTGGTCTGTCGCCTTCGGGCGGCCGGTCGGTGCACTGATTGCCGAACGCCTGCCCAACACGCTGCTGTTGATGGGCAGCGCCACCGCGCTGTCTTTCGGCTTGGGCTCGGCGCTCGGCATTCTTGCCGGCGCCCGGCCGGGCGCCCTTCGCGACCGATTGCTGTCGATCGGTTCGCTGATCGTCTACGCCATTCCGAGCTTCTGGCTCGGCCTGGTTCTGAGCATCGCCTTTTCGGTGAAGCTGCGCTGGTTTCCGATTGCCGGCATCGAGACGATCGCTTCCGGCAAGACGGGATTTTCCCGCGCGCTCGATATTGCCGATCATCTGGTGCTGCCGGTCGGCGCACTTTCCTTGATCTATCTCGCCTTGTTCCTGCGGGTGACGCGCGCCGGCATGGCCGAGGCTTGGAAGCTGGACTTCGTCCTCTTCGCCCGCGCCAAAGGCCTGTCGCGCAGCCGCATCGTGCTGCGCCATGTCGCGCGCAACGCCCTGCTGCCGCTCGTCACCATGCTCGGGCTGCAATCGGCCGCCATGCTCGGCGGCAGCGTGGTGATCGAGAGCGTCTTTGCGATTCCGGGTTTCGGGCGGCTGGCGCAGGAGGCGGTCAATGGCCGCGACGCGCCGCTGTTGATGGGCATCATCGTCACCAGCGCCGTCCTCGTCATTTCGGTCAACTTCCTCGTCGATCTCGTCTATGCCGCGCTCGACCCGCGCATCGGCGCTTCGGAGGGTGGCGCATGA
- a CDS encoding ABC transporter permease yields MSRLRRLVSTPEGMIGLAILLILFAAGLFAPIISPGDPLRIAGRAMLAPFTDPGFPLGTDRLGRDVLAGLLYGARTSLAVGLAAAFSAMLLGLCVGMAAGFAGGLVDEALMRVVDAFQIVPGFLLALAFVSTIGVSTPVVVLAIALGTWADPARLTRAQVLAIRELDYVASARVIGMHPAEIAFREILPNALPPVLALSATIVAGAILTEAALSFLGLGNPNIATWGSMIAEGRSVLRSASYLSVLPGAALAVTVLGVHLFSEGLGKVLGDDGGRAA; encoded by the coding sequence ATGAGCCGTCTCCGCCGCCTCGTCAGCACGCCGGAAGGCATGATCGGGCTTGCAATTCTTCTCATCCTGTTTGCGGCTGGGCTGTTTGCTCCGATCATTTCGCCGGGCGATCCACTGAGAATTGCCGGCCGGGCGATGCTTGCGCCATTCACCGATCCGGGTTTTCCGCTCGGCACCGACCGGCTTGGCCGCGACGTGCTGGCGGGCCTGCTTTATGGCGCGCGCACCTCGCTTGCCGTCGGCCTGGCGGCAGCGTTTTCGGCGATGCTGCTTGGGCTTTGCGTCGGCATGGCGGCCGGTTTTGCCGGCGGGCTGGTCGACGAGGCGCTGATGCGCGTGGTCGATGCTTTCCAGATCGTGCCGGGCTTTCTGCTTGCCCTTGCCTTCGTCAGCACCATCGGGGTCTCGACGCCGGTCGTCGTGCTGGCCATCGCGCTCGGCACCTGGGCCGATCCGGCGCGGCTGACGAGAGCGCAGGTGCTGGCGATCCGCGAGCTGGATTACGTCGCCTCGGCAAGGGTGATCGGCATGCATCCGGCCGAGATCGCCTTCCGCGAAATCCTGCCGAACGCGCTGCCGCCGGTGCTGGCACTGTCCGCCACCATCGTCGCCGGCGCAATTCTCACCGAGGCAGCGCTGTCCTTCCTTGGTCTCGGCAATCCCAATATCGCCACCTGGGGGTCGATGATCGCCGAGGGCCGCAGTGTGCTTCGTTCGGCCTCCTATCTCTCGGTCCTACCGGGCGCGGCACTCGCCGTCACCGTGCTCGGCGTCCATCTCTTCAGCGAGGGTCTCGGCAAGGTGCTTGGCGATGACGGCGGGAGGGCGGCATGA
- a CDS encoding ABC transporter ATP-binding protein, which translates to MSGVFCSLRQLSVTYGRGKSSAAALDHIDLDIATGERLAIIGESGSGKSTLARALAGLLPEGATLGGEIFWPGLGRPPRSGRDFGFVFQDPGASLNPVLTIGEQVAEGARRHLGLSWKQAYVRAEELLGRVRIAQPDKAMRAFPHQLSGGQCQRVAIAAAIAAKPALLIADEATSALDVVVQAEIVRLLDGLVREDGMTLLFITHDIALASGFVDRIAVFSNARLVEAGPVRSVLSAPKSDYTAALIASHRDLATPPLIAEVPS; encoded by the coding sequence ATGAGCGGCGTTTTCTGCAGCCTGCGGCAGCTTTCGGTCACCTACGGGCGCGGCAAGAGCAGTGCCGCCGCGCTCGACCATATCGATCTCGATATTGCCACAGGCGAAAGGCTGGCGATCATCGGCGAAAGTGGTTCCGGCAAGAGCACGCTTGCCCGCGCGCTGGCTGGGCTGCTGCCGGAGGGAGCGACGCTCGGCGGCGAGATTTTTTGGCCCGGTCTTGGCCGTCCGCCCCGCTCCGGCCGTGACTTCGGCTTCGTCTTTCAGGATCCGGGTGCGAGCCTCAATCCCGTCCTGACGATCGGCGAACAGGTCGCCGAAGGCGCCCGTCGCCATCTCGGCCTCAGCTGGAAACAGGCCTACGTCAGGGCCGAGGAGCTGCTTGGGCGGGTGCGGATAGCGCAGCCTGACAAGGCGATGCGGGCCTTTCCGCACCAGCTTTCCGGCGGTCAGTGCCAGCGCGTGGCGATCGCTGCGGCCATCGCCGCGAAACCAGCGCTGCTGATCGCCGACGAAGCGACCAGCGCGCTCGATGTCGTCGTCCAGGCCGAGATCGTCCGCCTGCTCGACGGACTGGTTCGCGAGGACGGCATGACGCTGCTTTTCATCACCCACGACATTGCGCTTGCCTCCGGCTTCGTCGACCGCATCGCCGTCTTCAGCAATGCGAGGCTGGTCGAGGCCGGTCCCGTCCGCTCGGTGCTTTCGGCCCCGAAAAGCGACTATACCGCCGCCCTGATCGCCAGCCACCGCGACCTCGCGACGCCACCGTTGATCGCTGAGGTGCCGTCATGA
- a CDS encoding ABC transporter ATP-binding protein — MNDTLLSVENLSKGFSSAGRQVAALDNVSLTIAAGETLGLVGASGSGKSTLSRILLRLLPADAGSIRFEGENWLTLNGASLRRRRPRMQMVFQDPLAAFNPLATVGTVLDDPLRIHGVVSKDQRPGEIATLLERVGLTAGHSGRPVRALSGGQRQRVAIARAIATRPSLLVLDEAVSALDVTVRGRILELLVDLQREQGIACLFISHDLAVVRAVSHRIAVMEGGRIVEIGPAAAVVDAPQSDAARALVAAVPRLVTDPS, encoded by the coding sequence ATGAACGATACCCTGCTGTCCGTCGAAAACCTGTCAAAAGGGTTTTCTTCCGCGGGGCGTCAGGTTGCCGCTCTCGACAACGTGTCGCTGACGATTGCGGCCGGCGAAACGCTCGGGCTCGTCGGCGCTTCCGGCAGCGGGAAATCGACGCTGTCGCGCATTCTGCTGCGGCTTCTCCCCGCCGATGCCGGCTCGATCCGCTTCGAGGGGGAGAATTGGCTAACGCTGAACGGCGCGTCATTGCGCCGCCGGCGGCCACGCATGCAGATGGTGTTCCAGGATCCGCTAGCGGCCTTCAATCCGCTGGCGACCGTCGGCACTGTCCTCGATGATCCGCTACGAATCCATGGCGTCGTCTCGAAAGACCAGCGCCCCGGCGAGATCGCCACGCTTCTCGAGCGTGTCGGCCTCACCGCCGGTCATTCCGGCCGGCCGGTCCGTGCGCTCTCCGGCGGCCAGCGCCAGCGCGTGGCGATCGCAAGGGCGATCGCGACACGGCCCTCGCTGCTTGTGCTCGACGAGGCGGTCTCGGCGCTCGACGTCACCGTGCGCGGCAGGATCCTCGAACTTCTGGTCGATCTGCAGAGAGAACAAGGCATTGCCTGTTTGTTCATTTCGCACGATCTTGCCGTGGTCCGCGCCGTCTCCCACCGCATCGCCGTCATGGAAGGCGGGCGGATCGTCGAGATCGGCCCGGCAGCCGCGGTCGTTGACGCGCCGCAATCCGATGCCGCTCGCGCCCTTGTTGCCGCCGTCCCTCGTCTCGTCACCGATCCATCTTGA